A genomic stretch from Halichoerus grypus chromosome 7, mHalGry1.hap1.1, whole genome shotgun sequence includes:
- the CDK18 gene encoding cyclin-dependent kinase 18, whose product MNKMKNFKRRLSLSVPRTETIEESLAEFTEQFSQLHNRRDEDLQLGPLGRDPQPESSTFSPTDSGDDPGQPSPGLLYRRQNQRRFSMEDISKRLSLPMDIRLPQEFLQKLHLESPDLPKPLSRMSRRASLSDIGFGKLETYVKLDKLGEGTYATVFKGRSKLTENLVALKEIRLEHEEGAPCTAIREVSLLKNLKHANIVTLHDLIHTERSLTLVFEYLDSDLKQYLDHCGNLMSMHNVKIFMFQLLRGLAYCHRRKILHRDLKPQNLLISERGELKLADFGLARAKSVPTKTYSNEVVTLWYRPPDVLLGSTEYSTPIDMWGVGCIHYEMATGRPLFPGSTVKEELHLIFRLLGTPTEETWPGVTALSEFRAYNFPRYQPQPLISHAPRLDTDGIHLLTSLLLYESKSRMAAEAALSHAYFRSLGERVHQLEDTASIFSLKEIQLQKDPGYRGLAFQQPGRGKSRRQSIF is encoded by the exons ATGAACAAGATGAAGAACTTTAAGCGCCGCCTCTCCCTGTCCGTGCCGCGCACTGAGACCATCGAGGAGTCCTTGGCCGAGTTCACAGAGCAGTTCAGCCAGCTCCACAACAGGCGCGATGAGG ACCTGCAGCTTGGGCCTCTTGGCAGAGACCCCCAGCCAGAGTCCAGCACCTTCTCCCCGACAGACAGCGGGGACGACCCTGGGCAGCCGTCCCCCGGCTTGCTGTACAGGCGGCAGAACCAGCGGCGCTTCTCCATGGAG GACATCAGTAAGAGGCTGTCTCTGCCCATGGACATCCGCCTGCCCCAGGAATTCCTGCAGAAGCTACACCTGGAGAGTCCAGACCTGCCCAAGCCGCTCAGCCGCATGTCCCGCCGAGCATCCCTG TCAGATATCGGCTTTGGGAAACTGGAAACATACGTGAAACTGGACAAACTGGGGGAG GGTACCTATGCCACAGTCTTCAAAGGGCGCAGCAAGCTGACGGAGAACCTCGTGGCCCTGAAGGAGATCCGGCTGGAGCATGAGGAGGGGGCGCCTTGCACTGCCATCCGAGAGG TGTCTCTCCTGAAGAACCTAAAGCACGCCAATATTGTGACCCTGCATGACCTCATCCATACGGAGCGGTCTCTCACCCTGGTGTTTGAGTACCTG GATAGTGACCTGAAGCAGTATCTGGACCACTGTGGAAACCTCATGAGCATGCACAATGTCAAG ATTTTCATGTTTCAGCTGCTCCGGGGCCTTGCCTACTGCCACCGCCGCAAGATCCTGCACCGGGACCTGAAACCACAGAACCTGCTCATTAGTGAGAGGGGGGAGCTGAAGCTGGCTGACTTTG GACTGGCCCGGGCCAAGTCAGTGCCCACGAAGACCTACTCCAATGAGGTGGTGACCCTGTGGTACAGGCCCCCTGATGTGCTGTTGGGGTCCACAGAGTACTCCACCCCCATTGATATGTG GGGCGTGGGCTGCATCCACTACGAGATGGCCACGGGGAGGCCCCTCTTCCCCGGCTCCACGGTCAAGGAGGAGCTGCACCTCATCTTCCGACTCCTGG GGACCCCTACAGAAGAGACGTGGCCCGGCGTGACCGCCCTGTCGGAGTTCCGAGCCTACAATTTCCCGCGGTACCAGCCCCAGCCGCTCATCAGCCACGCTCCCAG GTTGGACACTGACGGCATCCACCTCCTGACCAGCCTCCTCCTG TACGAGTCCAAGAGTCGTATGGCCGCAGAGGCAGCCCTGAGCCATGCCTACTTCCGGTCTCTGGGAGAGCGCGTGCACCAGCTTGAAGATA cgGCGTCCATCTTCTCCCTGAAGGAGATCCAGCTCCAGAAGGACCCAGGCTACCGGGGCCTGGCCTTCCAGCAGCCAG GCCGAGGCAAGAGCCGGCGGCAGAGCATCTTCTGA